From the Bacillus tuaregi genome, one window contains:
- a CDS encoding AEC family transporter gives MDLLLIVLPAFLIFGTGFIGQKLLKFDIKSISKMSLYLMLPFLTFDTFYTNELNIEYFYMFLFSLLLVLLIIGITNLLGRWMKSDKTELSAMQLGTIFPNSGNYGAPIALFAFGSAGFDYAVIIMVIHALLINTIGIFIASYGSERSTTIRDAFRSVLKMPVIYGVLLGVIFQLAKIELPPTILEGISLVGSASIPTVMLILGMQLAEVKSAKFDLKYVNSVIVVRMIMSPLIAVLLVSFMPVNDLIHKVFILLAAMPIAANTTMLAVQFNVKPDLVSFTTLVTTLISLLTIPITIFFIR, from the coding sequence GTGGATTTACTTTTAATTGTATTACCAGCATTTCTTATTTTTGGGACGGGCTTTATCGGACAAAAGTTATTAAAGTTTGATATTAAATCTATCTCAAAGATGTCTCTTTATTTAATGCTACCTTTTCTAACCTTCGACACCTTTTATACGAATGAATTAAATATCGAGTATTTTTATATGTTTCTCTTTTCACTTTTACTTGTCCTCTTGATTATTGGTATTACCAATCTTCTTGGAAGATGGATGAAATCAGATAAAACAGAGCTTTCGGCCATGCAGCTAGGCACGATTTTTCCAAACAGTGGGAACTATGGTGCACCGATTGCCTTGTTTGCCTTCGGCTCTGCCGGCTTTGATTATGCCGTCATTATCATGGTCATCCACGCTTTATTGATTAATACGATTGGAATTTTCATTGCTTCCTATGGTAGTGAAAGGTCAACAACTATTCGTGATGCCTTCAGGAGCGTATTAAAAATGCCTGTTATCTATGGTGTATTGCTCGGAGTCATATTTCAGTTAGCGAAAATTGAGCTTCCTCCTACAATCTTAGAGGGAATAAGTCTGGTAGGTTCTGCTTCTATCCCAACCGTTATGCTTATTTTGGGTATGCAGCTGGCAGAGGTAAAATCAGCCAAATTTGATTTAAAATATGTAAATAGTGTTATCGTTGTACGTATGATAATGTCACCACTTATTGCGGTCTTGCTGGTAAGCTTTATGCCGGTAAATGATTTAATACACAAGGTCTTTATTCTGTTGGCAGCCATGCCTATTGCAGCCAACACAACCATGCTAGCAGTTCAATTTAATGTAAAGCCCGATTTAGTATCATTCACAACCTTAGTTACCACACTGATTAGTTTGCTAACGATACCAATCACGATTTTTTTCATAAGATAA